One stretch of Punica granatum isolate Tunisia-2019 chromosome 5, ASM765513v2, whole genome shotgun sequence DNA includes these proteins:
- the LOC116207369 gene encoding importin beta-like SAD2 homolog isoform X2 yields MEADHIARLLSDTLSFDADVVRAATESLDRLSPLPSFPYHLLSIATGNGERGQKVAAATYLKNFTRRNLDGENPQSNVSKEFKDQLLRALLQVEPEILKVLIEVFRITANSEYVKRDSWPELIPELRLAIQNSDQISNRTDCGWKTVNAVTVLQALIRPFQYFLNPKVAVEPVPPQLELIADEIIVPLLSVFHNILDKVKAARGTKGVDLEKILLLVCKCIYFAVRSHMPSCLAPHVASFCHDLFGILDSLSFDTVVSFGDEHSLRLKTAKRCLLIFCALITRHRKHSDKLMADMINCALKIVKHSSIVSRLDFQSERIISLAFDVISHVLETGPGWRLVSPHFSSLLDSAIFPTLVMNEKDISEWEEDADEYIRKNLPSDLEEISGWRDDLFSARKSATNLLGVISMSKGPPGGNSSSASSSLLKRKKGEKSKRTNQRSSMGELLVLPFLSKFPLPTAANASQLQVLNNYFGVLMAYGGLSDFLREQNPGFTPTLLRSRLLPLYTIPEQVPYLIASANWVLGELASCLPDEMSSDIYSSLLKALAMVDTADTTCYPVRVSAAGAISQLLENDYQPSEWMPLLNIVIGRIGYEDEESCILFKLLSSVVESGNENVTVHIPDIISSLVGAIVKYLPPNMEPWPQVVEQGFEALAVIVHSWESCVVEESGEGESNEKWASGQATIGRAFSALLQEAWLKPKQTSGQEIQISAPPSCIDDSSTLLKSIMLSVTGTNIITEFKVSELLSVWADLIADWHAWEESEDLSVFDCIKEAVSLYTKYGLPDFLTKRTPPPPAPPVPRGSIIEGIGAFITEAIAQYPSATWRASSCVHLLLHLPSYASELDVKQSLAISFSQAAFSHFREIRTRPSAMWRPLLLVISSCYLYYPDVVERILNKIEDGGFAVWASALSSLASSSFEPKLSRASELKLLVMALGKVVERFLEQGEPGNGLVNDCSNSLLEATVQLKEVQEGMEDEEDEDVDEEEDDNYSEDEDSDDEDDEDSEIDELEETQEEFLDRYARAAVDLENGLVVEEGDVEDQEYEPELGCLEEVDIQRAVFSLIARHRDVLIKGQVHIFSALAIDISRVDCLPRVMA; encoded by the exons ATGGAGGCGGATCACATTGCTCGGCTGCTGAGCGACACTCTCAGCTTCGACGCCGACGTCGTCCGCGCTGCAACCGAATCTCTGGACCGCTTGTCTCCTCTCCCGAGCTTCCCCTACCACCTCCTCTCCATCGCCACCG GAAATGGAGAGCGAGGCCAGAAGGTAGCTGCTGCTACATACCTTAAGAATTTCACTCGGAGAAACCTAGATGGTGAGAATCCACAGTCAAATGTGAGTAAGGAGTTCAAGGACCAGCTTCTACGGGCTTTGCTTCAAGTGGAACCGGAAATTTTGAAGGTTTTGATAGAAGTG TTCAGGATAACTGCTAATTCAGAGTATGTTAAGCGAGATTCGTGGCCTGAACTCATACCTGAACTGCGTCTGGCTATTCAAAACAGTGATCAAATTAGTAACCGTACAGATTGTGGGTGGAAAACTGTAAACGCCGTCACAGTTCTCCAAGCTCTTATCAGGCCTTTCCAG TACTTCTTAAATCCCAAAGTTGCTGTGGAGCCAGTGCCGCCTCAGCTGGAGTTGATTGCAGATGAAATAATTGTGCCATTGCTCTCCGTTTTCCATAATATTCTGGACAAG GTCAAAGCTGCTCGTGGTACAAAAGGGGTAGATTTGGAGAAAATCCTCCTCCTTGTATGcaaatgcatatattttgct GTGAGATCGCATATGCCGTCTTGTTTGGCTCCTCACGTGGCTTCGTTTTGTCATGATTTATTCGGGATCCTGGACTCTTTATCTTTTGATACTGTGGTGTCATTCGGGGATGAGCACTCGCTGAGGTTGAAAACTGCAAAGAGGTGTTTACTGATTTTCTGTGCCTTGATAACCCGGCATCGAAAACACTCTGACAA GTTGATGGCAGACATGATCAATTGTGCTTTGAAAATTGTTAAGCACAGCTCAATCGTCAGT AGACTCGATTTCCAGTCAGAAAGGATAATATCACTTGCCTTCGATGTCATTTCACATGTTCTAGAAACTGGTCCA GGCTGGAGATTAGTTTCCCCTCACTTCTCATCTTTGTTGGACTCTGCAATTTTCCCAACATTGGTAATGAATGAAAAG GATATCTCGGAGTGGGAAGAAGATGCAGATGAGTACATTAGGAAGAATCTTCCATCTGATCTG GAGGAAATTTCTGGATGGAGGGATGATTTATTCTCAGCGAGGAAAAGTGCAACAAACTTACTTGGTGTTATATCAATGTCAAAG GGTCCTCCAGGTGGAAATTCAAGTagtgcttcttcttctttgttgAAACGTAAAAAGGGTGAAAAGAGCAAGAGAACTAACCAGCGCTCTTCCATGGGGGAGCTTTTGGTGCTTCCATTTTTGTCCAAGTTCCCCCTTCCCACTGCTGCTAATGCATCGCAGTTGCAAGTTTTGAATAA TTATTTTGGTGTTCTAATGGCATATGGTGGCCTGTCAGAT TTTCTTAGGGAGCAGAATCCCGGATTCACGCCAACTCTGCTTCGAAGTAGGCTGCTGCCGCTGTATACAATACCGGAGCAGGTACCTTATTTGATTGCCTCTGCAAACTGGGTGCTTGGAGAACTTGCATCCTGTCTACCTGAT GAGATGAGCTCAGATATATATTCCTCATTACTGAAGGCATTGGCTATGGTAGACACGGCAGATACTACTTGTTATCCTGTTAGAGTTTCTGCTGCTGGGGCAATTTCTCAACTACTTGAA AATGATTACCAGCCATCTGAATGGATGCCACTGCTCAACATAGTAATTGGTAGAATTGGATATGAGGATGAGGAAAGCTGTATCTTGTTTAAACTTCTTAGTTCTGTGGTAGAATCTGGGAATGAGAATGTCACCGTTCATATCCCTGATATAATTTCATCACTGGTTGGAGCAATAGTGAAGTATTTACCTCCTAACATGGAGCCATGGCCTCAA GTGGTTGAACAAGGTTTTGAAGCTTTGGCCGTGATCGTTCATTCTTGGGAGAGTTGTGTGGTCGAAGAAAGTGGTGAGGGTGAATCCAATGAGAAGTGGGCATCTGGTCAAGCTACCATTGGTAGAGCTTTCTCTGCTCTCTTGCAAGAGGCTTGGCTTAAACCAAAGCAAACTTCG GGTCAGGAGATCCAGATTTCTGCGCCTCCATCATGCATAGATGATTCATCAACACTGCTAAAGTCTATCATGCTTTCTGTGACTGGAACCAACATAATTACGGAATTTAAAGTGTCAGAATTGTTGTCAGTATGGGCTGATCTGATAGCAGATTGGCATGCTTGGGAGGAATCAGAGGACTTATCAGTCTTCGACTGCATCAAAGAGGCTGTCAGTCTATATACCAAGTATGGGCTGCCTGATTTCTTAACTAAACGGACACCGCCCCCTCCTGCGCCACCAGTCCCAAGAGGATCCATCATTGAGGGCATTGGTGCTTTTATCACTGAGGCCATTGCTCAGTATCCATCTGCTACCTGGAGAGCAAGCTCGTGTGTGCATCTGCTACTTCACTTGCCAAGTTATGCATCTGAATTAGATGTGAAGCAGTCGCTAGCAATATCTTTCAGCCAAGCAGCATTTTCTCATTTCAGGGAGATCCGAACCAGACCTTCTGCAATGTGGAGGCCTTTATTGCTTGTCATATCATCATGCTATTTGTATTACCCTGACGTAGTGGAACGGATTTTGAATAAGATTGAAGATGGAGGATTTGCTGTGTGGGCATCTGCATTGTCTTCTCTTGCATCTAGCTCTTTTGAGCCTAAACTATCGCGAGCATCGGAGTTGAAGTTACTTG TAATGGCTTTGGGGAAGGTCGTTGAGAGGTTTCTGGAACAGGGGGAACCAGGGAATGGATTGGTAAATGACTGTTCCAATTCTCTGCTAGAGGCAACTGTTCAGTTGAAGGAAGTGCAGGAAGGAATGGAAGATGAGGAAGACGAGGATGtggacgaagaagaagatgataatTACAGTGAGGATGAGGATTCTGATGACGAAGATGATGAG GACTCTGAGATCGACGAGCTTGAAGAAACCCAAGAAGAATTCCTTGATAGATATGCCAGAGCTGCTGTCGATCTTGAAAATGGCTTAGTTGTCGAAGAGGGAGATGTGGAAGATCAAGAATATGAGCCTGAATTAG GTTGTTTGGAGGAGGTGGATATTCAAAGAGCAGTCTTTTCATTGATAGCGAGGCATCGCGATGTTCTTATAAAGGGTCAG GTACACATCTTCTCGGCTTTGGCTATTGATATCTCGAGGGTTGATTGCTTGCCCCGTGTCATGGCATGA
- the LOC116207369 gene encoding importin beta-like SAD2 homolog isoform X4 produces MEADHIARLLSDTLSFDADVVRAATESLDRLSPLPSFPYHLLSIATGNGERGQKVAAATYLKNFTRRNLDGENPQSNVSKEFKDQLLRALLQVEPEILKVLIEVFRITANSEYVKRDSWPELIPELRLAIQNSDQISNRTDCGWKTVNAVTVLQALIRPFQYFLNPKVAVEPVPPQLELIADEIIVPLLSVFHNILDKVKAARGTKGVDLEKILLLVCKCIYFAVRSHMPSCLAPHVASFCHDLFGILDSLSFDTVVSFGDEHSLRLKTAKRCLLIFCALITRHRKHSDKLMADMINCALKIVKHSSIVSRLDFQSERIISLAFDVISHVLETGPGWRLVSPHFSSLLDSAIFPTLVMNEKDISEWEEDADEYIRKNLPSDLEEISGWRDDLFSARKSATNLLGVISMSKGPPGGNSSSASSSLLKRKKGEKSKRTNQRSSMGELLVLPFLSKFPLPTAANASQLQVLNNYFGVLMAYGGLSDFLREQNPGFTPTLLRSRLLPLYTIPEQEMSSDIYSSLLKALAMVDTADTTCYPVRVSAAGAISQLLENDYQPSEWMPLLNIVIGRIGYEDEESCILFKLLSSVVESGNENVTVHIPDIISSLVGAIVKYLPPNMEPWPQVVEQGFEALAVIVHSWESCVVEESGEGESNEKWASGQATIGRAFSALLQEAWLKPKQTSGQEIQISAPPSCIDDSSTLLKSIMLSVTGTNIITEFKVSELLSVWADLIADWHAWEESEDLSVFDCIKEAVSLYTKYGLPDFLTKRTPPPPAPPVPRGSIIEGIGAFITEAIAQYPSATWRASSCVHLLLHLPSYASELDVKQSLAISFSQAAFSHFREIRTRPSAMWRPLLLVISSCYLYYPDVVERILNKIEDGGFAVWASALSSLASSSFEPKLSRASELKLLVMALGKVVERFLEQGEPGNGLVNDCSNSLLEATVQLKEVQEGMEDEEDEDVDEEEDDNYSEDEDSDDEDDEDSEIDELEETQEEFLDRYARAAVDLENGLVVEEGDVEDQEYEPELGCLEEVDIQRAVFSLIARHRDVLIKGQVLQSQIISNFLNAFPEQSKMFIYSA; encoded by the exons ATGGAGGCGGATCACATTGCTCGGCTGCTGAGCGACACTCTCAGCTTCGACGCCGACGTCGTCCGCGCTGCAACCGAATCTCTGGACCGCTTGTCTCCTCTCCCGAGCTTCCCCTACCACCTCCTCTCCATCGCCACCG GAAATGGAGAGCGAGGCCAGAAGGTAGCTGCTGCTACATACCTTAAGAATTTCACTCGGAGAAACCTAGATGGTGAGAATCCACAGTCAAATGTGAGTAAGGAGTTCAAGGACCAGCTTCTACGGGCTTTGCTTCAAGTGGAACCGGAAATTTTGAAGGTTTTGATAGAAGTG TTCAGGATAACTGCTAATTCAGAGTATGTTAAGCGAGATTCGTGGCCTGAACTCATACCTGAACTGCGTCTGGCTATTCAAAACAGTGATCAAATTAGTAACCGTACAGATTGTGGGTGGAAAACTGTAAACGCCGTCACAGTTCTCCAAGCTCTTATCAGGCCTTTCCAG TACTTCTTAAATCCCAAAGTTGCTGTGGAGCCAGTGCCGCCTCAGCTGGAGTTGATTGCAGATGAAATAATTGTGCCATTGCTCTCCGTTTTCCATAATATTCTGGACAAG GTCAAAGCTGCTCGTGGTACAAAAGGGGTAGATTTGGAGAAAATCCTCCTCCTTGTATGcaaatgcatatattttgct GTGAGATCGCATATGCCGTCTTGTTTGGCTCCTCACGTGGCTTCGTTTTGTCATGATTTATTCGGGATCCTGGACTCTTTATCTTTTGATACTGTGGTGTCATTCGGGGATGAGCACTCGCTGAGGTTGAAAACTGCAAAGAGGTGTTTACTGATTTTCTGTGCCTTGATAACCCGGCATCGAAAACACTCTGACAA GTTGATGGCAGACATGATCAATTGTGCTTTGAAAATTGTTAAGCACAGCTCAATCGTCAGT AGACTCGATTTCCAGTCAGAAAGGATAATATCACTTGCCTTCGATGTCATTTCACATGTTCTAGAAACTGGTCCA GGCTGGAGATTAGTTTCCCCTCACTTCTCATCTTTGTTGGACTCTGCAATTTTCCCAACATTGGTAATGAATGAAAAG GATATCTCGGAGTGGGAAGAAGATGCAGATGAGTACATTAGGAAGAATCTTCCATCTGATCTG GAGGAAATTTCTGGATGGAGGGATGATTTATTCTCAGCGAGGAAAAGTGCAACAAACTTACTTGGTGTTATATCAATGTCAAAG GGTCCTCCAGGTGGAAATTCAAGTagtgcttcttcttctttgttgAAACGTAAAAAGGGTGAAAAGAGCAAGAGAACTAACCAGCGCTCTTCCATGGGGGAGCTTTTGGTGCTTCCATTTTTGTCCAAGTTCCCCCTTCCCACTGCTGCTAATGCATCGCAGTTGCAAGTTTTGAATAA TTATTTTGGTGTTCTAATGGCATATGGTGGCCTGTCAGAT TTTCTTAGGGAGCAGAATCCCGGATTCACGCCAACTCTGCTTCGAAGTAGGCTGCTGCCGCTGTATACAATACCGGAGCAG GAGATGAGCTCAGATATATATTCCTCATTACTGAAGGCATTGGCTATGGTAGACACGGCAGATACTACTTGTTATCCTGTTAGAGTTTCTGCTGCTGGGGCAATTTCTCAACTACTTGAA AATGATTACCAGCCATCTGAATGGATGCCACTGCTCAACATAGTAATTGGTAGAATTGGATATGAGGATGAGGAAAGCTGTATCTTGTTTAAACTTCTTAGTTCTGTGGTAGAATCTGGGAATGAGAATGTCACCGTTCATATCCCTGATATAATTTCATCACTGGTTGGAGCAATAGTGAAGTATTTACCTCCTAACATGGAGCCATGGCCTCAA GTGGTTGAACAAGGTTTTGAAGCTTTGGCCGTGATCGTTCATTCTTGGGAGAGTTGTGTGGTCGAAGAAAGTGGTGAGGGTGAATCCAATGAGAAGTGGGCATCTGGTCAAGCTACCATTGGTAGAGCTTTCTCTGCTCTCTTGCAAGAGGCTTGGCTTAAACCAAAGCAAACTTCG GGTCAGGAGATCCAGATTTCTGCGCCTCCATCATGCATAGATGATTCATCAACACTGCTAAAGTCTATCATGCTTTCTGTGACTGGAACCAACATAATTACGGAATTTAAAGTGTCAGAATTGTTGTCAGTATGGGCTGATCTGATAGCAGATTGGCATGCTTGGGAGGAATCAGAGGACTTATCAGTCTTCGACTGCATCAAAGAGGCTGTCAGTCTATATACCAAGTATGGGCTGCCTGATTTCTTAACTAAACGGACACCGCCCCCTCCTGCGCCACCAGTCCCAAGAGGATCCATCATTGAGGGCATTGGTGCTTTTATCACTGAGGCCATTGCTCAGTATCCATCTGCTACCTGGAGAGCAAGCTCGTGTGTGCATCTGCTACTTCACTTGCCAAGTTATGCATCTGAATTAGATGTGAAGCAGTCGCTAGCAATATCTTTCAGCCAAGCAGCATTTTCTCATTTCAGGGAGATCCGAACCAGACCTTCTGCAATGTGGAGGCCTTTATTGCTTGTCATATCATCATGCTATTTGTATTACCCTGACGTAGTGGAACGGATTTTGAATAAGATTGAAGATGGAGGATTTGCTGTGTGGGCATCTGCATTGTCTTCTCTTGCATCTAGCTCTTTTGAGCCTAAACTATCGCGAGCATCGGAGTTGAAGTTACTTG TAATGGCTTTGGGGAAGGTCGTTGAGAGGTTTCTGGAACAGGGGGAACCAGGGAATGGATTGGTAAATGACTGTTCCAATTCTCTGCTAGAGGCAACTGTTCAGTTGAAGGAAGTGCAGGAAGGAATGGAAGATGAGGAAGACGAGGATGtggacgaagaagaagatgataatTACAGTGAGGATGAGGATTCTGATGACGAAGATGATGAG GACTCTGAGATCGACGAGCTTGAAGAAACCCAAGAAGAATTCCTTGATAGATATGCCAGAGCTGCTGTCGATCTTGAAAATGGCTTAGTTGTCGAAGAGGGAGATGTGGAAGATCAAGAATATGAGCCTGAATTAG GTTGTTTGGAGGAGGTGGATATTCAAAGAGCAGTCTTTTCATTGATAGCGAGGCATCGCGATGTTCTTATAAAGGGTCAGGTATTGCAATCTCAGATCATTTCAAACTTCCTAAATGCCTTTCCTGAGCAGAGtaaaatgtttatttattcTGCATGA
- the LOC116207369 gene encoding importin beta-like SAD2 homolog isoform X3, with amino-acid sequence MEADHIARLLSDTLSFDADVVRAATESLDRLSPLPSFPYHLLSIATGNGERGQKVAAATYLKNFTRRNLDGENPQSNVSKEFKDQLLRALLQVEPEILKVLIEVFRITANSEYVKRDSWPELIPELRLAIQNSDQISNRTDCGWKTVNAVTVLQALIRPFQYFLNPKVAVEPVPPQLELIADEIIVPLLSVFHNILDKVKAARGTKGVDLEKILLLVCKCIYFAVRSHMPSCLAPHVASFCHDLFGILDSLSFDTVVSFGDEHSLRLKTAKRCLLIFCALITRHRKHSDKLMADMINCALKIVKHSSIVSRLDFQSERIISLAFDVISHVLETGPGWRLVSPHFSSLLDSAIFPTLVMNEKDISEWEEDADEYIRKNLPSDLEEISGWRDDLFSARKSATNLLGVISMSKGPPGGNSSSASSSLLKRKKGEKSKRTNQRSSMGELLVLPFLSKFPLPTAANASQLQVLNNYFGVLMAYGGLSDFLREQNPGFTPTLLRSRLLPLYTIPEQVPYLIASANWVLGELASCLPDEMSSDIYSSLLKALAMVDTADTTCYPVRVSAAGAISQLLENDYQPSEWMPLLNIVIGRIGYEDEESCILFKLLSSVVESGNENVTVHIPDIISSLVGAIVKYLPPNMEPWPQVVEQGFEALAVIVHSWESCVVEESGEGESNEKWASGQATIGRAFSALLQEAWLKPKQTSGQEIQISAPPSCIDDSSTLLKSIMLSVTGTNIITEFKVSELLSVWADLIADWHAWEESEDLSVFDCIKEAVSLYTKYGLPDFLTKRTPPPPAPPVPRGSIIEGIGAFITEAIAQYPSATWRASSCVHLLLHLPSYASELDVKQSLAISFSQAAFSHFREIRTRPSAMWRPLLLVISSCYLYYPDVVERILNKIEDGGFAVWASALSSLASSSFEPKLSRASELKLLVMALGKVVERFLEQGEPGNGLVNDCSNSLLEATVQLKEVQEGMEDEEDEDVDEEEDDNYSEDEDSDDEDDEDSEIDELEETQEEFLDRYARAAVDLENGLVVEEGDVEDQEYEPELGCLEEVDIQRAVFSLIARHRDVLIKGQFLMPLSAIRLLAGTTT; translated from the exons ATGGAGGCGGATCACATTGCTCGGCTGCTGAGCGACACTCTCAGCTTCGACGCCGACGTCGTCCGCGCTGCAACCGAATCTCTGGACCGCTTGTCTCCTCTCCCGAGCTTCCCCTACCACCTCCTCTCCATCGCCACCG GAAATGGAGAGCGAGGCCAGAAGGTAGCTGCTGCTACATACCTTAAGAATTTCACTCGGAGAAACCTAGATGGTGAGAATCCACAGTCAAATGTGAGTAAGGAGTTCAAGGACCAGCTTCTACGGGCTTTGCTTCAAGTGGAACCGGAAATTTTGAAGGTTTTGATAGAAGTG TTCAGGATAACTGCTAATTCAGAGTATGTTAAGCGAGATTCGTGGCCTGAACTCATACCTGAACTGCGTCTGGCTATTCAAAACAGTGATCAAATTAGTAACCGTACAGATTGTGGGTGGAAAACTGTAAACGCCGTCACAGTTCTCCAAGCTCTTATCAGGCCTTTCCAG TACTTCTTAAATCCCAAAGTTGCTGTGGAGCCAGTGCCGCCTCAGCTGGAGTTGATTGCAGATGAAATAATTGTGCCATTGCTCTCCGTTTTCCATAATATTCTGGACAAG GTCAAAGCTGCTCGTGGTACAAAAGGGGTAGATTTGGAGAAAATCCTCCTCCTTGTATGcaaatgcatatattttgct GTGAGATCGCATATGCCGTCTTGTTTGGCTCCTCACGTGGCTTCGTTTTGTCATGATTTATTCGGGATCCTGGACTCTTTATCTTTTGATACTGTGGTGTCATTCGGGGATGAGCACTCGCTGAGGTTGAAAACTGCAAAGAGGTGTTTACTGATTTTCTGTGCCTTGATAACCCGGCATCGAAAACACTCTGACAA GTTGATGGCAGACATGATCAATTGTGCTTTGAAAATTGTTAAGCACAGCTCAATCGTCAGT AGACTCGATTTCCAGTCAGAAAGGATAATATCACTTGCCTTCGATGTCATTTCACATGTTCTAGAAACTGGTCCA GGCTGGAGATTAGTTTCCCCTCACTTCTCATCTTTGTTGGACTCTGCAATTTTCCCAACATTGGTAATGAATGAAAAG GATATCTCGGAGTGGGAAGAAGATGCAGATGAGTACATTAGGAAGAATCTTCCATCTGATCTG GAGGAAATTTCTGGATGGAGGGATGATTTATTCTCAGCGAGGAAAAGTGCAACAAACTTACTTGGTGTTATATCAATGTCAAAG GGTCCTCCAGGTGGAAATTCAAGTagtgcttcttcttctttgttgAAACGTAAAAAGGGTGAAAAGAGCAAGAGAACTAACCAGCGCTCTTCCATGGGGGAGCTTTTGGTGCTTCCATTTTTGTCCAAGTTCCCCCTTCCCACTGCTGCTAATGCATCGCAGTTGCAAGTTTTGAATAA TTATTTTGGTGTTCTAATGGCATATGGTGGCCTGTCAGAT TTTCTTAGGGAGCAGAATCCCGGATTCACGCCAACTCTGCTTCGAAGTAGGCTGCTGCCGCTGTATACAATACCGGAGCAGGTACCTTATTTGATTGCCTCTGCAAACTGGGTGCTTGGAGAACTTGCATCCTGTCTACCTGAT GAGATGAGCTCAGATATATATTCCTCATTACTGAAGGCATTGGCTATGGTAGACACGGCAGATACTACTTGTTATCCTGTTAGAGTTTCTGCTGCTGGGGCAATTTCTCAACTACTTGAA AATGATTACCAGCCATCTGAATGGATGCCACTGCTCAACATAGTAATTGGTAGAATTGGATATGAGGATGAGGAAAGCTGTATCTTGTTTAAACTTCTTAGTTCTGTGGTAGAATCTGGGAATGAGAATGTCACCGTTCATATCCCTGATATAATTTCATCACTGGTTGGAGCAATAGTGAAGTATTTACCTCCTAACATGGAGCCATGGCCTCAA GTGGTTGAACAAGGTTTTGAAGCTTTGGCCGTGATCGTTCATTCTTGGGAGAGTTGTGTGGTCGAAGAAAGTGGTGAGGGTGAATCCAATGAGAAGTGGGCATCTGGTCAAGCTACCATTGGTAGAGCTTTCTCTGCTCTCTTGCAAGAGGCTTGGCTTAAACCAAAGCAAACTTCG GGTCAGGAGATCCAGATTTCTGCGCCTCCATCATGCATAGATGATTCATCAACACTGCTAAAGTCTATCATGCTTTCTGTGACTGGAACCAACATAATTACGGAATTTAAAGTGTCAGAATTGTTGTCAGTATGGGCTGATCTGATAGCAGATTGGCATGCTTGGGAGGAATCAGAGGACTTATCAGTCTTCGACTGCATCAAAGAGGCTGTCAGTCTATATACCAAGTATGGGCTGCCTGATTTCTTAACTAAACGGACACCGCCCCCTCCTGCGCCACCAGTCCCAAGAGGATCCATCATTGAGGGCATTGGTGCTTTTATCACTGAGGCCATTGCTCAGTATCCATCTGCTACCTGGAGAGCAAGCTCGTGTGTGCATCTGCTACTTCACTTGCCAAGTTATGCATCTGAATTAGATGTGAAGCAGTCGCTAGCAATATCTTTCAGCCAAGCAGCATTTTCTCATTTCAGGGAGATCCGAACCAGACCTTCTGCAATGTGGAGGCCTTTATTGCTTGTCATATCATCATGCTATTTGTATTACCCTGACGTAGTGGAACGGATTTTGAATAAGATTGAAGATGGAGGATTTGCTGTGTGGGCATCTGCATTGTCTTCTCTTGCATCTAGCTCTTTTGAGCCTAAACTATCGCGAGCATCGGAGTTGAAGTTACTTG TAATGGCTTTGGGGAAGGTCGTTGAGAGGTTTCTGGAACAGGGGGAACCAGGGAATGGATTGGTAAATGACTGTTCCAATTCTCTGCTAGAGGCAACTGTTCAGTTGAAGGAAGTGCAGGAAGGAATGGAAGATGAGGAAGACGAGGATGtggacgaagaagaagatgataatTACAGTGAGGATGAGGATTCTGATGACGAAGATGATGAG GACTCTGAGATCGACGAGCTTGAAGAAACCCAAGAAGAATTCCTTGATAGATATGCCAGAGCTGCTGTCGATCTTGAAAATGGCTTAGTTGTCGAAGAGGGAGATGTGGAAGATCAAGAATATGAGCCTGAATTAG GTTGTTTGGAGGAGGTGGATATTCAAAGAGCAGTCTTTTCATTGATAGCGAGGCATCGCGATGTTCTTATAAAGGGTCAG TTCTTGATGCCGTTATCTGCAATTCGATTACTTGCTGGCACGACCACTTGA